One region of Juglans regia cultivar Chandler chromosome 4, Walnut 2.0, whole genome shotgun sequence genomic DNA includes:
- the LOC108992546 gene encoding importin subunit alpha-1a-like has product MTRNATWTMSNFCRGEPQPPFDLVKPAFPALERLVHSNHEDVLTDAYWALSYISVGTNDKIQAVIEAGVCVRLIELLLHPSPSVLIPALRTVGNIMTGDDLQTQCIINHGALPCLLSLLFHNHKKSIKKETCWTISNITAGNNEQIQAVIDAGLIAPLVNLPQNAEFDIKKEAACAVSNATSGGTHNQIKFSMSQGCIKRLFHLSDA; this is encoded by the exons ATGACGAGAAATGCCACATGGACAATGTCTAACTTCTGCAGGGGAGAGCCACAGCCTCCCTTTGATTTG GTGAAGCCAGCATTTCCTGCTCTTGAGCGTCTCGTCCATTCAAATCATGAAGATGTCCTGACAGATGCTTATTGGGCTCTCTCATACATTTCTGTTGGTACAAATGACAAAATCCAAGCTGTGATTGAAGCAGGTGTTTGTGTCCGACTTATTGAGCTCCTCCT GCATCCGTCTCCTTCAGTGCTCATCCCTGCCCTTCGGACAGTTGGAAATATTATGACAGGAGATGATCTTCAGACTCAA TGTATAATCAACCATGGTGCACTACCTTGTCTTTTGAGCCTTTTGTTCCACAATCATAAAAAGAGCATCAAGAAAGAAACTTGTTGGACTATCTCAAACATTACAGCTGGAAACAATGAGCAGATACAA GCTGTTATAGATGCTGGTTTAATTGCCCCCTTGGTCAATCTGCCTCAAAACGCAGAGTTCGATATAAAAAAAGAGGCTGCATGTGCAGTTTCAAATGCTACTTCAGGGGGTACCCATAATCAAATTAA GTTCTCGATGAGTCAGGGTTGTATAAAACGATTGTTTCATTTGAGTGATGCATAA